The following are encoded together in the Equus quagga isolate Etosha38 chromosome 15, UCLA_HA_Equagga_1.0, whole genome shotgun sequence genome:
- the RAB36 gene encoding ras-related protein Rab-36 isoform X4 — MRSSLMPLGPPVSRDRVITSFPKCYMPDACLQLKEHFHGQVSAACQRRNTGTVGLKLSKVVVVGDLYVGKTSLIHRFCKNVFDRDYKATIGVDFEIERFEIAGVPYSLQIWDTAGQEKFKCIASAYYRGAQVIITAFDLSDVQTLEHTRQWLEDALRENEPGSCFVFLVGTKKDLLSGAACEQAEAEAVRLANELQAEYWSVSAKTGENVKAFFSRVAALAFEQSVLQDLERRSSARLQVGDGDLIRMEGSPAETQESKSPSGLGCC, encoded by the exons TGCTACATGCCAGACGCCTGCCTGCAGCTCAAGGAGCACTTCCACGGGCAGGTCAGCGCCGCCTGCCAGCGCAGGAACACGGGGACCGTCGG GCTCAAACTCTCCAAGGTGGTTGTCGTTGGCGATCTCTACGTGGGCAAGACCAGCCTCATCCACAG GTTTTGCAAGAATGTTTTTGACCGTGACTACAAGGCCACCATCGGGGTGGACTTTGAAATCGAGCGCTTTGAGATCGCTGGGGTTCCCTACAGTCTCCAGAT CTGGGACACAGCAGGGCAGGAAAAGTTCAAGTGCATCGCCTCCGCCTACTACCGGGGTGCGCAGG TGATCATCACGGCCTTTGACCTCAGTGACGTGCAGACTCTGGAGCACACCAG GCAGTGGCTGGAGGACGCGCTGAGGGAGAACGAGCCAGGCTCCTGCTTCGTGTTCCTTGTGGGAACCAAGAAGGACCTTCTG TCAGGGGCTGCGTGTGAGCAGGCGGAAGCGGAGGCCGTGCGCCTGGCCAACGAGCTGCAGGCTGAGTACTGGTCGGTGTCGGCCAAGACGG GGGAGAATGTGAAGGCGTTCTTCAGCCGTGTGGCCGCCCTGGCGTTCGAGCAGTCGGTGCTACAGGACCTGGAAAGGAGGAGCAGCGCCCGGCTCCAGGTCGGCGACGGAGACCTCATTC GAATGGAGGGAAGTCCagctgagacccaggagagcaaGAGTCCCTCTGGCCTGGGTTGCTGTTAG
- the RAB36 gene encoding ras-related protein Rab-36 isoform X1, which translates to MRSSLMPLGPPVSRDRVITSFPKCYMPDACLQLKEHFHGQVSAACQRRNTGTVGLKLSKVVVVGDLYVGKTSLIHRFCKNVFDRDYKATIGVDFEIERFEIAGVPYSLQIWDTAGQEKFKCIASAYYRGAQVIITAFDLSDVQTLEHTRQWLEDALRENEPGSCFVFLVGTKKDLLSGAACEQAEAEAVRLANELQAEYWSVSAKTGENVKAFFSRVAALAFEQSVLQDLERRSSARLQVGDGDLIRAYRRRLGAGEQASGLQSMSTILCPKTRPFPYLTALCCPLFHHSDLRPVSSWSPPASSDSLPGSPCPPGSLLMGQAGHPGLHGRVLALALLVCAFARSVPPPGMRPGPDHQALNKRPRNSSSGSGWQSPAGTSGGPAQCQLQVLG; encoded by the exons TGCTACATGCCAGACGCCTGCCTGCAGCTCAAGGAGCACTTCCACGGGCAGGTCAGCGCCGCCTGCCAGCGCAGGAACACGGGGACCGTCGG GCTCAAACTCTCCAAGGTGGTTGTCGTTGGCGATCTCTACGTGGGCAAGACCAGCCTCATCCACAG GTTTTGCAAGAATGTTTTTGACCGTGACTACAAGGCCACCATCGGGGTGGACTTTGAAATCGAGCGCTTTGAGATCGCTGGGGTTCCCTACAGTCTCCAGAT CTGGGACACAGCAGGGCAGGAAAAGTTCAAGTGCATCGCCTCCGCCTACTACCGGGGTGCGCAGG TGATCATCACGGCCTTTGACCTCAGTGACGTGCAGACTCTGGAGCACACCAG GCAGTGGCTGGAGGACGCGCTGAGGGAGAACGAGCCAGGCTCCTGCTTCGTGTTCCTTGTGGGAACCAAGAAGGACCTTCTG TCAGGGGCTGCGTGTGAGCAGGCGGAAGCGGAGGCCGTGCGCCTGGCCAACGAGCTGCAGGCTGAGTACTGGTCGGTGTCGGCCAAGACGG GGGAGAATGTGAAGGCGTTCTTCAGCCGTGTGGCCGCCCTGGCGTTCGAGCAGTCGGTGCTACAGGACCTGGAAAGGAGGAGCAGCGCCCGGCTCCAGGTCGGCGACGGAGACCTCATTCGTGCGTACAGGCGCCGGCTCGGGGCTGGGGAGCAGGCTTCCGGCCTCCAATCCATGTCCACCATCCTCTGTCCCAAGACTCGCCCATTCCCTTACCTTACCGCCCTCTGCTGTCCTCTCTTCCATCACTCTGATCTCAGGCCTGTATCCTCCTGGAGCCCACCTGCCAGTTCAGActccctccctggctctcctTGCCCTCCTGGCAGCCTCCTCATGGGCCAGGCTGGGCATCCCGGGCTCCATGGACGTGTCCTGGCTTTGGCTCTCTTAGTCTGTGCCTTTGCCCGCTCTGTTCCACCACCTGGAATGCGACCTGGGCCAGATCACCAGGCCTTGAACAAGAGGCCTAGGAATTCAAGCTCAGGCTCTGGCTGGCAGTCACCAGCGGGTACCAGCGGGGGCCCTGCCCAGTGTCAGCTGCAAGTGCTGGGTTGA
- the RAB36 gene encoding ras-related protein Rab-36 isoform X2, which produces MRSSLMPLGPPVSRDRVITSFPKCYMPDACLQLKEHFHGQVSAACQRRNTGTVGLKLSKVVVVGDLYVGKTSLIHRFCKNVFDRDYKATIGVDFEIERFEIAGVPYSLQIWDTAGQEKFKCIASAYYRGAQVIITAFDLSDVQTLEHTRQWLEDALRENEPGSCFVFLVGTKKDLLSGAACEQAEAEAVRLANELQAEYWSVSAKTGENVKAFFSRVAALAFEQSVLQDLERRSSARLQVGDGDLIRPALLVRGRGWAQQAARAPPGPLDSEFPQLCCGEKTAQCCYIPRLCHCLALLPAAATHALPDRHPLLPLPPLSRPTARKGLGTSAGHMPLRTLVMASTHLWRTSEANSTTLSCTPALPRLSHPLPQPAPPPCAPVCPLVPAHLVP; this is translated from the exons TGCTACATGCCAGACGCCTGCCTGCAGCTCAAGGAGCACTTCCACGGGCAGGTCAGCGCCGCCTGCCAGCGCAGGAACACGGGGACCGTCGG GCTCAAACTCTCCAAGGTGGTTGTCGTTGGCGATCTCTACGTGGGCAAGACCAGCCTCATCCACAG GTTTTGCAAGAATGTTTTTGACCGTGACTACAAGGCCACCATCGGGGTGGACTTTGAAATCGAGCGCTTTGAGATCGCTGGGGTTCCCTACAGTCTCCAGAT CTGGGACACAGCAGGGCAGGAAAAGTTCAAGTGCATCGCCTCCGCCTACTACCGGGGTGCGCAGG TGATCATCACGGCCTTTGACCTCAGTGACGTGCAGACTCTGGAGCACACCAG GCAGTGGCTGGAGGACGCGCTGAGGGAGAACGAGCCAGGCTCCTGCTTCGTGTTCCTTGTGGGAACCAAGAAGGACCTTCTG TCAGGGGCTGCGTGTGAGCAGGCGGAAGCGGAGGCCGTGCGCCTGGCCAACGAGCTGCAGGCTGAGTACTGGTCGGTGTCGGCCAAGACGG GGGAGAATGTGAAGGCGTTCTTCAGCCGTGTGGCCGCCCTGGCGTTCGAGCAGTCGGTGCTACAGGACCTGGAAAGGAGGAGCAGCGCCCGGCTCCAGGTCGGCGACGGAGACCTCATTC GTCCTGCCCTCCTGGTCCGTGGGCGAGGATGGGCACAACAGGCCGCTCGCGCCCCTCCGGGCCCCCTGGACAGTGAATTTCCCCAGCTGTGCTGTGGGGAGAAGACCGCCCAGTGCTGCTACATCCCCCGTTTGTGTCACTGCCTGGCTCTGCTGCCTGCAGCAGCCACCCATGCTCTGCCGGACCGGCACCCACTGCTGCCCCTGCCACCTCTCTCCCGCCCGACTGCAAGGAAGGGCCTGGGAACCAGCGCTGGGCACATGCCTCTCAGGACCTTGGTGATGGCATCCACGCATCTTTGGAGGACGTCAGAGGCCAACTCCACCACCCTCTCCTGCACACCAGCTCTGCCCAGATTGtcccaccctcttccccagcctgccccacccccctgTGCCCCAGTCTGCCCACTCGTCCCCGCCCACCTCGTGCCCTAG
- the RAB36 gene encoding ras-related protein Rab-36 isoform X3 gives MRSSLMPLGPPVSRDRVITSFPKCYMPDACLQLKEHFHGQVSAACQRRNTGTVGLKLSKVVVVGDLYVGKTSLIHRFCKNVFDRDYKATIGVDFEIERFEIAGVPYSLQIWDTAGQEKFKCIASAYYRGAQVIITAFDLSDVQTLEHTRQWLEDALRENEPGSCFVFLVGTKKDLLSGAACEQAEAEAVRLANELQAEYWSVSAKTGENVKAFFSRVAALAFEQSVLQDLERRSSARLQVLPSWSVGEDGHNRPLAPLRAPWTVNFPSCAVGRRPPSAATSPVCVTAWLCCLQQPPMLCRTGTHCCPCHLSPARLQGRAWEPALGTCLSGPW, from the exons TGCTACATGCCAGACGCCTGCCTGCAGCTCAAGGAGCACTTCCACGGGCAGGTCAGCGCCGCCTGCCAGCGCAGGAACACGGGGACCGTCGG GCTCAAACTCTCCAAGGTGGTTGTCGTTGGCGATCTCTACGTGGGCAAGACCAGCCTCATCCACAG GTTTTGCAAGAATGTTTTTGACCGTGACTACAAGGCCACCATCGGGGTGGACTTTGAAATCGAGCGCTTTGAGATCGCTGGGGTTCCCTACAGTCTCCAGAT CTGGGACACAGCAGGGCAGGAAAAGTTCAAGTGCATCGCCTCCGCCTACTACCGGGGTGCGCAGG TGATCATCACGGCCTTTGACCTCAGTGACGTGCAGACTCTGGAGCACACCAG GCAGTGGCTGGAGGACGCGCTGAGGGAGAACGAGCCAGGCTCCTGCTTCGTGTTCCTTGTGGGAACCAAGAAGGACCTTCTG TCAGGGGCTGCGTGTGAGCAGGCGGAAGCGGAGGCCGTGCGCCTGGCCAACGAGCTGCAGGCTGAGTACTGGTCGGTGTCGGCCAAGACGG GGGAGAATGTGAAGGCGTTCTTCAGCCGTGTGGCCGCCCTGGCGTTCGAGCAGTCGGTGCTACAGGACCTGGAAAGGAGGAGCAGCGCCCGGCTCCAG GTCCTGCCCTCCTGGTCCGTGGGCGAGGATGGGCACAACAGGCCGCTCGCGCCCCTCCGGGCCCCCTGGACAGTGAATTTCCCCAGCTGTGCTGTGGGGAGAAGACCGCCCAGTGCTGCTACATCCCCCGTTTGTGTCACTGCCTGGCTCTGCTGCCTGCAGCAGCCACCCATGCTCTGCCGGACCGGCACCCACTGCTGCCCCTGCCACCTCTCTCCCGCCCGACTGCAAGGAAGGGCCTGGGAACCAGCGCTGGGCACATGCCTCTCAGGACCTTGGTGA
- the RAB36 gene encoding ras-related protein Rab-36 isoform X5 yields the protein MRSSLMPLGPPVSRDRVITSFPKCYMPDACLQLKEHFHGQVSAACQRRNTGTVGLKLSKVVVVGDLYVGKTSLIHRFCKNVFDRDYKATIGVDFEIERFEIAGVPYSLQIWDTAGQEKFKCIASAYYRGAQVIITAFDLSDVQTLEHTRQWLEDALRENEPGSCFVFLVGTKKDLLSGAACEQAEAEAVRLANELQAEYWSVSAKTGENVKAFFSRVAALAFEQSVLQDLERRSSARLQEWREVQLRPRRARVPLAWVAVS from the exons TGCTACATGCCAGACGCCTGCCTGCAGCTCAAGGAGCACTTCCACGGGCAGGTCAGCGCCGCCTGCCAGCGCAGGAACACGGGGACCGTCGG GCTCAAACTCTCCAAGGTGGTTGTCGTTGGCGATCTCTACGTGGGCAAGACCAGCCTCATCCACAG GTTTTGCAAGAATGTTTTTGACCGTGACTACAAGGCCACCATCGGGGTGGACTTTGAAATCGAGCGCTTTGAGATCGCTGGGGTTCCCTACAGTCTCCAGAT CTGGGACACAGCAGGGCAGGAAAAGTTCAAGTGCATCGCCTCCGCCTACTACCGGGGTGCGCAGG TGATCATCACGGCCTTTGACCTCAGTGACGTGCAGACTCTGGAGCACACCAG GCAGTGGCTGGAGGACGCGCTGAGGGAGAACGAGCCAGGCTCCTGCTTCGTGTTCCTTGTGGGAACCAAGAAGGACCTTCTG TCAGGGGCTGCGTGTGAGCAGGCGGAAGCGGAGGCCGTGCGCCTGGCCAACGAGCTGCAGGCTGAGTACTGGTCGGTGTCGGCCAAGACGG GGGAGAATGTGAAGGCGTTCTTCAGCCGTGTGGCCGCCCTGGCGTTCGAGCAGTCGGTGCTACAGGACCTGGAAAGGAGGAGCAGCGCCCGGCTCCAG GAATGGAGGGAAGTCCagctgagacccaggagagcaaGAGTCCCTCTGGCCTGGGTTGCTGTTAGCTGA